Proteins found in one Candidatus Obscuribacterales bacterium genomic segment:
- the rfbD gene encoding dTDP-4-dehydrorhamnose reductase, producing MRILLTGIDGQLGSELQPILSTLSDVTALGRSHLDLSQPDQIRQMMQAIRPDVVVNAAAYTGVDTAEREMDRAIAINGTAPTILAEEAQKLDSSIIHVSTDYVFDGSKNTPYLEDDPTGPKGAYGQSKLAGELGVSNNCDRHLIVRTAWVYGAGGKGNFVKTMLRLGAEREELRVVMDQVGCPTWTGDLAQAIAQLIPYLCAPSPTTGILHYTNSGAISWYDFAVAIIEEAAALGFPLTLKRVVPITTADYPTPAQRPAYSVLSGQKAADILGHPAPHWRASLRKLLHDLAPVTASAR from the coding sequence ATGCGGATTCTACTCACGGGTATTGATGGTCAACTGGGCAGCGAACTCCAGCCCATTCTCTCCACCCTCAGCGATGTCACCGCCCTAGGGCGATCGCACCTGGATCTCAGCCAGCCTGACCAAATCCGTCAGATGATGCAGGCGATCCGGCCCGACGTGGTCGTCAATGCTGCGGCCTATACCGGCGTAGACACCGCCGAGCGGGAGATGGATCGAGCGATCGCCATCAACGGCACCGCGCCCACCATTTTGGCGGAAGAGGCGCAAAAACTCGACAGTTCCATCATCCACGTCTCCACCGACTATGTGTTTGACGGCAGCAAAAATACCCCCTACCTAGAAGACGATCCCACCGGCCCCAAGGGAGCCTACGGGCAGTCCAAGCTGGCTGGAGAGCTGGGCGTGAGCAATAACTGCGATCGCCATCTGATTGTGCGTACCGCTTGGGTCTACGGTGCCGGCGGCAAGGGCAATTTTGTCAAAACCATGCTGCGCCTTGGGGCCGAGCGCGAAGAACTGCGGGTGGTGATGGATCAGGTCGGCTGCCCAACCTGGACAGGAGACTTGGCCCAAGCGATCGCCCAGTTGATTCCCTACCTCTGCGCCCCCAGCCCCACCACCGGCATCCTCCACTACACCAACAGCGGAGCGATTAGCTGGTATGACTTTGCCGTGGCGATCATTGAAGAAGCCGCCGCCCTCGGATTTCCCCTCACCCTCAAACGGGTGGTGCCGATCACCACCGCAGACTATCCCACCCCAGCCCAGCGGCCTGCCTACTCAGTGCTGTCTGGTCAGAAAGCCGCCGATATCCTAGGGCATCCGGCTCCCCATTGGCGGGCCAGTCTGCGGAAACTGCTGCATGACCTAGCACCCGTGACCGCCTCTGCTCGTTGA
- a CDS encoding glucose-1-phosphate thymidylyltransferase translates to MKAIILSGGKGTRLRPLTYTGAKQLVPVANKPILWYGIEDIVAAGITEIGIIISPETGGEVQAKTGNGDRFGANITYILQEEPAGLAHAVKIAQPFLGDSPFVMYLGDNLVQSDLNLFIDAFKTRQLDALTLLCEVPNPTAFGVAKIDDEGRVLALVEKPKVPPSNLALVGIYLFAPSIHEAIAHIQPSARGELEITDAIQYLIDHQQKVEARRIQGWWLDTGKKDDLLEANRVILDTCLQSSVNGDVDEKSQIIGRVSIGKQSKIINSTIRGPVIIGDNCHIENCFIGPYSSIANEVSLIEADIEHSVLLKGASITGIHHRIVDSLIGQRAQLKEAPQRPKALRFMIGDDSKIEVM, encoded by the coding sequence ATGAAAGCAATTATCTTATCTGGTGGCAAAGGAACCCGTTTGCGTCCCCTTACCTATACTGGGGCAAAGCAACTGGTACCCGTCGCTAATAAACCCATTCTCTGGTACGGGATTGAGGACATTGTCGCGGCTGGCATTACTGAGATTGGCATCATTATTAGCCCAGAAACCGGCGGCGAAGTGCAGGCTAAAACCGGGAATGGCGATCGCTTTGGAGCCAACATTACCTATATTCTGCAGGAGGAACCGGCGGGGCTCGCCCATGCGGTGAAAATTGCCCAGCCGTTTCTCGGCGATTCGCCCTTCGTCATGTACCTGGGCGATAACCTGGTGCAGAGCGACCTAAACCTCTTTATTGACGCCTTCAAAACTCGCCAGCTCGATGCCCTCACTCTGCTCTGTGAGGTGCCCAATCCCACCGCCTTTGGGGTCGCCAAGATTGACGACGAGGGGCGGGTGTTAGCCTTGGTGGAAAAACCGAAGGTGCCGCCCTCCAACCTAGCCTTGGTAGGAATTTATCTATTTGCGCCTAGTATTCATGAGGCGATCGCCCATATCCAACCTTCGGCTCGGGGCGAGCTAGAAATCACCGACGCCATCCAGTACCTGATCGACCATCAGCAAAAAGTAGAAGCCCGCCGCATTCAAGGCTGGTGGCTAGATACCGGGAAAAAAGATGATTTGCTAGAAGCCAACCGGGTGATTCTCGACACCTGTTTGCAATCCTCCGTCAATGGCGATGTGGATGAAAAGAGCCAGATTATCGGACGGGTGAGCATTGGCAAACAGTCCAAAATTATCAACTCCACCATTCGCGGCCCGGTAATCATCGGGGACAACTGCCATATTGAAAACTGCTTCATTGGCCCCTACAGCAGCATTGCCAACGAGGTATCGCTGATTGAAGCCGATATTGAACATAGCGTCTTGCTGAAGGGTGCTAGCATCACCGGCATTCATCACCGCATTGTAGACAGCCTGATTGGTCAGCGGGCCCAGCTCAAAGAAGCGCCTCAGCGTCCGAAGGCTTTGCGGTTCATGATCGGCGACGATTCTAAGATTGAGGTGATGTAG